From the Natrarchaeobaculum aegyptiacum genome, one window contains:
- the nadA gene encoding quinolinate synthase NadA, with the protein MVQLETAELETDLSLFKYDNLEQLPPAYRDLEQAERTERIEAALGELGDDVVILGHNYQRREIVEHADFVGDSYQLSKQAAEADAEYVIFGGVTFMAESADIITDDDQTVILPSMEASCPMAGMAEALQVDAAWAEITAAAPDADIIPITYMNSYADLKAFCASQGGLVCTSSNAHRAFEWAFERGDKVLFLPDKHLGENTAYELGLEDEIAQWDPWDPEGKDADEVAESDIILWDGYCQVHERFRVEHVERVREANPGANVVVHPECRREVVEAADVVGSTATICETIEAAEPGETWAIGTEIHLTEHLQRWHPEVNVLPLCGDACMDCNAMRQIDPNYLTWVLEELVAGRERNVIEVAPEEKELAGLALERMLEV; encoded by the coding sequence ATGGTACAGCTAGAAACCGCAGAGCTGGAGACCGATTTGAGTCTGTTCAAGTACGACAACCTCGAGCAGCTCCCGCCGGCCTACCGGGACCTCGAGCAGGCAGAACGGACCGAACGCATCGAAGCGGCACTCGGGGAGCTGGGCGACGACGTCGTCATCCTCGGGCACAACTACCAGCGTCGAGAGATCGTCGAGCACGCCGACTTCGTCGGCGATTCCTACCAGCTCTCGAAGCAGGCGGCCGAGGCCGACGCCGAGTACGTGATCTTCGGCGGCGTGACGTTCATGGCCGAGAGTGCAGACATCATCACCGACGACGATCAGACGGTGATCCTCCCGAGCATGGAGGCGTCGTGTCCGATGGCTGGGATGGCCGAAGCGCTGCAGGTCGACGCCGCGTGGGCCGAGATCACCGCGGCCGCTCCTGACGCCGACATCATCCCGATCACGTACATGAACTCCTACGCCGACCTGAAGGCCTTCTGTGCGAGTCAGGGGGGGCTCGTCTGCACCTCTTCGAACGCCCACCGCGCGTTCGAGTGGGCCTTCGAGCGCGGCGACAAGGTGCTGTTCCTGCCCGACAAACACCTCGGTGAGAACACCGCCTACGAACTGGGACTGGAAGACGAAATTGCCCAGTGGGATCCGTGGGACCCCGAGGGTAAGGACGCCGACGAGGTCGCCGAAAGTGACATCATCCTCTGGGATGGTTACTGTCAGGTTCACGAACGGTTCCGCGTCGAGCACGTCGAGCGGGTTCGCGAAGCAAACCCCGGTGCAAACGTCGTCGTCCACCCCGAGTGTCGCCGCGAGGTCGTCGAGGCCGCCGACGTCGTCGGCTCGACCGCGACGATCTGCGAGACGATCGAGGCGGCCGAGCCCGGTGAGACGTGGGCAATCGGCACCGAGATTCACCTCACCGAACACCTGCAACGCTGGCACCCCGAGGTGAACGTCCTCCCGCTGTGCGGTGACGCCTGCATGGACTGCAACGCCATGCGCCAGATCGACCCGAACTACCTGACGTGGGTGCTCGAGGAACTGGTCGCCGGCCGCGAACGCAACGTGATCGAGGTCGCGCCCGAGGAGAAGGAACTCGCCGGGCTGGCCCTCGAACGCATGCTCGAGGTCTGA
- the hmgA gene encoding hydroxymethylglutaryl-CoA reductase (NADPH) encodes MTTAEDLATRVREGDLRIHELEDHADHDTAAAARRLVLEAETGVDLETIADYSFPAAEAEPNVENMIGAAQVPMGVVGPATVDGGAADGEYYLPLATTEGALLASVNRGLSVIGTAGGATARVTKNGMTRAPVFRVEGVAEAAETVEWVDENRDALAEAAESTTSHGELLGVEPYVVGDSVFLRFAYDTKDAMGMNMATIATAAACEVVEEETPASLVALSGNMCSDKKPAAINAIEGRGRSVTADVVISGELVEERLHTTPEAIAEANTRKNLTGSAKAGALGFNAHAANVVAAAFLATGQDEAQVVEAANTITTMDARKREDGGSDLYASVSLASLEVGTVGGGTKLPTQSEALEILGLRGGGDPAGSNADALAEVIAVGALAGELSLLGALSSRHLASAHEELGR; translated from the coding sequence ATGACCACTGCCGAGGACCTCGCCACGCGCGTCCGCGAGGGCGACCTTCGCATCCACGAACTCGAGGACCACGCCGACCACGACACCGCCGCCGCGGCCCGCCGGCTGGTGCTCGAGGCCGAGACGGGCGTCGACCTCGAGACGATCGCCGACTACAGCTTCCCGGCCGCTGAGGCCGAACCGAACGTCGAGAACATGATCGGCGCGGCCCAGGTGCCGATGGGCGTCGTCGGTCCGGCGACGGTAGACGGCGGTGCGGCCGACGGCGAGTACTACCTCCCGCTCGCGACTACCGAGGGGGCGCTGCTGGCCTCCGTGAACCGCGGGCTGTCCGTGATCGGGACGGCCGGCGGCGCGACCGCTCGTGTGACGAAAAACGGGATGACCCGCGCGCCGGTGTTCCGCGTCGAGGGCGTCGCGGAGGCCGCCGAGACGGTCGAGTGGGTCGACGAGAATCGCGACGCCCTCGCCGAGGCAGCCGAGTCGACGACCAGCCACGGCGAGCTGCTGGGCGTCGAGCCCTACGTCGTCGGCGACTCCGTCTTCCTTCGGTTCGCCTACGATACCAAGGACGCGATGGGGATGAACATGGCTACGATCGCCACCGCGGCTGCCTGCGAGGTCGTCGAGGAGGAGACCCCAGCCTCGCTCGTGGCGCTGTCCGGAAACATGTGCTCGGACAAGAAACCCGCCGCGATCAACGCGATCGAGGGCCGCGGACGCTCGGTGACGGCGGACGTCGTCATCTCGGGAGAACTCGTCGAAGAACGCCTGCACACCACCCCCGAGGCCATCGCCGAGGCCAACACCCGCAAGAACCTCACTGGCAGCGCCAAAGCCGGCGCGCTCGGGTTCAACGCCCACGCCGCGAACGTCGTCGCCGCCGCCTTCCTCGCGACCGGACAGGACGAAGCCCAGGTCGTCGAGGCCGCCAACACGATCACGACGATGGACGCCCGAAAGCGCGAAGACGGTGGCAGCGATCTCTACGCGTCGGTCTCACTGGCCTCCCTCGAGGTCGGCACCGTCGGCGGTGGAACGAAACTGCCGACCCAGTCCGAGGCGCTCGAGATCCTCGGCCTGCGCGGCGGCGGCGATCCCGCGGGCTCGAACGCCGACGCGCTCGCGGAGGTCATCGCCGTCGGCGCACTCGCCGGCGAACTCTCACTGCTCGGGGCGCTCTCCTCGCGTCACCTCGCGAGCGCACACGAGGAACTCGGACGGTAA
- a CDS encoding winged helix-turn-helix domain-containing protein has product MVGSENAAQQPGEELLPEHSVLSLEEYLAMQRSIGNETRFRLLNTLVDNGPQSATELRERLEVRSNALHYHLDELVDVGLVENRKRTEPDTDGLYSYYRATSLGEGILEDGVRELMRREWDALETYS; this is encoded by the coding sequence ATGGTGGGATCCGAGAACGCGGCGCAGCAACCGGGAGAAGAGCTGCTACCCGAACACAGCGTCCTCTCGCTCGAGGAGTATCTGGCGATGCAGCGCTCGATCGGGAACGAAACCCGGTTCCGGCTCCTGAACACGCTCGTCGACAATGGCCCCCAGAGCGCGACCGAGTTGCGTGAGCGACTCGAGGTTCGGTCGAACGCGCTCCACTATCACCTGGACGAACTCGTCGACGTCGGACTCGTCGAGAACCGAAAACGAACGGAACCCGATACCGACGGGCTCTACTCGTATTACCGGGCAACGTCGCTGGGTGAAGGAATCCTCGAGGATGGAGTCCGCGAACTGATGCGACGTGAGTGGGACGCGCTCGAAACGTACAGCTAA
- a CDS encoding ABC transporter ATP-binding protein, translated as MASDARDGSIAVALENVGRTYQLAKPVHAVEDVSLTLGEGSFTAVMGPSGSGKSTLMNLIGCLDTPTEGRIEIGGRSVETLSDAQRARLRGTEIGFVFQTFNLMPRLTAAENVSLPMVFHDAVDQDRRERARTLLERVGLGDRLDHAPSELSGGQRQRVALARALVNDPTLVLADEPTGNLDTDTEAEIMDLLVELNDEGTTLLVVTHERTVAEYADHVVHLLDGRLEDVEHLGEARDVSVGEVIEGDGAGEIGELDGTGESS; from the coding sequence ATGGCTTCGGACGCGAGGGACGGATCGATCGCCGTCGCCCTCGAGAACGTCGGTCGGACGTACCAGCTGGCCAAGCCGGTCCACGCGGTCGAGGACGTCTCGCTGACGCTGGGGGAAGGGTCGTTCACCGCGGTGATGGGGCCGAGTGGGTCGGGAAAGAGCACGCTGATGAACCTGATCGGCTGTCTGGACACCCCCACGGAGGGGCGGATCGAGATCGGTGGACGGTCGGTCGAGACGCTCTCGGACGCCCAGCGGGCCCGGCTTCGGGGTACCGAGATCGGGTTCGTCTTCCAGACGTTCAACCTCATGCCCCGGTTGACCGCCGCCGAGAACGTCTCCCTGCCGATGGTGTTTCACGATGCCGTCGACCAGGACCGCCGCGAGCGGGCGCGCACCCTCCTCGAGCGCGTCGGCCTCGGCGACCGTCTCGATCACGCCCCGAGCGAACTCTCGGGTGGGCAGCGTCAGCGGGTCGCGCTCGCACGCGCACTGGTCAACGACCCGACGCTGGTACTCGCCGACGAGCCGACGGGCAACCTCGATACCGACACCGAGGCCGAGATCATGGACCTGCTCGTCGAGTTGAACGACGAGGGGACGACGCTGCTCGTGGTCACTCACGAGCGAACGGTCGCCGAGTACGCTGATCACGTCGTCCACCTGCTCGACGGCCGGCTCGAGGACGTAGAGCACCTGGGCGAGGCTCGAGACGTGTCGGTGGGCGAGGTGATCGAGGGAGATGGGGCGGGAGAAATAGGCGAACTGGACGGGACGGGTGAATCGTCGTGA
- the rtcA gene encoding RNA 3'-terminal phosphate cyclase has protein sequence MTTTRDLDGAEAGGQFVRTALALSVLRGEPIRIENVRGNRSTPGLGHQHLAALETMVELTDASVTGAELGAETVRFDPTGSSDGAGGETNETDPTVPGGTYEVDIGTAGSITLLFDAVVPLATVLESPLTLTVTGGTDVKWSPPVDYFRHVKLPLLRRYGLVAACEVDRRGFYPDGGGRATLRLAPSRLEPIDLTERGPLEGVRLYSTEAAALADRDVAHRQAAGGLERLSIVDSDGGRDSSADADSEHADGTTITEHRETTVASDCPGTAIVLRIDHGTGVAGFAALGERGTPAERVGENAADAANRFLAGDAPVDRHLADQLLPFLAVSGGRLRVPALTEHVEASCALLESFGFAVAIDERSRADGDDRDGEGVVSIAPEQSVDASE, from the coding sequence ATGACGACCACGCGCGACCTCGACGGAGCCGAAGCCGGCGGCCAGTTCGTCCGGACGGCACTCGCACTCTCGGTCCTGCGCGGGGAGCCGATCCGAATCGAGAACGTCCGTGGGAACCGGTCGACGCCGGGGCTCGGCCACCAGCACCTGGCCGCCCTCGAGACGATGGTCGAACTGACAGACGCCTCGGTCACCGGGGCCGAACTCGGCGCGGAGACGGTGAGGTTCGATCCCACCGGCTCGAGCGACGGTGCCGGGGGCGAGACGAACGAAACGGATCCGACCGTCCCCGGCGGCACATACGAGGTCGACATCGGCACCGCCGGGAGCATCACCCTCCTGTTCGACGCCGTCGTCCCGCTCGCGACCGTCCTCGAGTCGCCACTCACACTCACCGTCACCGGCGGAACGGACGTGAAGTGGTCACCGCCGGTCGATTACTTCCGACACGTCAAGCTCCCGCTCTTGCGGCGGTACGGCCTCGTCGCCGCCTGTGAGGTCGACAGGCGTGGATTCTACCCCGACGGTGGCGGGCGGGCCACACTCCGCCTCGCACCCTCTCGTCTCGAGCCGATCGATCTCACCGAGCGCGGACCGCTCGAGGGCGTTCGCCTCTACTCGACCGAAGCGGCCGCCCTCGCCGACCGCGACGTAGCCCACCGACAGGCTGCGGGCGGGCTCGAGCGACTCTCGATCGTCGATTCGGACGGTGGACGCGACTCGAGTGCCGATGCCGACAGCGAGCACGCGGATGGCACGACGATTACTGAACACCGCGAGACGACCGTGGCCAGTGACTGCCCGGGGACGGCAATCGTACTCCGGATCGACCACGGGACCGGCGTCGCGGGGTTCGCCGCGTTAGGCGAACGCGGCACCCCGGCCGAACGCGTCGGCGAGAACGCCGCCGACGCCGCGAACCGGTTTCTCGCTGGCGACGCACCCGTAGACCGACATCTGGCCGACCAGTTGCTCCCGTTTCTCGCCGTCTCGGGCGGCCGACTTCGCGTCCCGGCGCTCACCGAACACGTCGAGGCGAGTTGTGCGCTGCTCGAGTCGTTCGGATTCGCCGTCGCCATCGACGAGCGTAGTCGAGCCGATGGGGACGACCGGGACGGGGAAGGCGTCGTCTCGATTGCGCCGGAGCAATCGGTCGACGCGAGTGAGTGA
- the kdgK1 gene encoding bifunctional 2-dehydro-3-deoxygluconokinase/2-dehydro-3-deoxygalactonokinase, with protein MSDLVTFGETMLRLTPPGNDRLERTDTLEIRVGGAESNVAVAANRLGVDATWLSKVPDNPLGRRVVRELEGYGIETNVVWADEGRQGTYYVERAGAPRGTSVVYDREGAAVTTTRAQEVDFEAIQNARVFFTSGITPALSDTLRETTTNLLKAAKQGGTTTVFDFNYRRKLWSPSAARQTLSSLFPGIDVLVIAARDARNVLGLEGDSRQLAHKLGSTHDFRTVVVTRGAEGAVAWHDTVVHEQPAIETDTVSRIGTGDAFTGAFVARRLVGEDVPTALEYAAATAALKRTIPGDVALVSKAEVEGVLEEETGGVSR; from the coding sequence GTGAGCGACCTCGTCACCTTCGGCGAGACGATGCTCCGGCTCACCCCGCCGGGGAACGACCGGCTCGAGCGGACCGACACCCTCGAAATCCGCGTCGGCGGCGCCGAGAGCAACGTCGCAGTTGCAGCCAACCGCCTCGGCGTCGACGCCACCTGGCTCTCGAAGGTACCGGACAATCCCCTCGGACGGCGCGTCGTCAGGGAACTCGAGGGCTACGGCATCGAGACGAACGTCGTCTGGGCCGACGAGGGTCGCCAGGGCACCTACTACGTCGAGCGTGCGGGTGCTCCACGGGGAACCAGCGTCGTCTACGACCGCGAGGGGGCAGCGGTCACCACGACGCGCGCCCAGGAAGTCGACTTCGAGGCCATCCAGAACGCCCGGGTGTTCTTCACCTCTGGGATCACCCCCGCCCTCTCGGACACGTTGCGGGAGACGACCACCAACCTGCTCAAGGCCGCCAAACAGGGCGGGACGACGACCGTCTTCGACTTCAACTACCGACGGAAGCTCTGGTCGCCGTCGGCCGCCCGCCAGACCCTCTCGTCGCTGTTCCCCGGCATCGACGTCCTCGTCATCGCCGCCCGCGACGCCCGCAACGTCCTCGGCCTCGAGGGCGACTCCCGCCAGCTCGCTCACAAGCTCGGCTCGACCCACGACTTCCGGACCGTCGTCGTCACCCGCGGAGCCGAGGGCGCCGTCGCCTGGCACGACACCGTCGTCCACGAACAGCCCGCCATCGAGACCGACACCGTCTCCCGCATCGGCACCGGCGACGCCTTCACCGGGGCGTTCGTCGCCCGCCGCCTCGTCGGCGAGGACGTCCCCACCGCCCTCGAGTACGCCGCCGCTACCGCGGCACTCAAGCGAACCATCCCCGGCGACGTCGCGCTCGTCTCGAAAGCCGAGGTCGAGGGTGTGCTCGAGGAGGAAACAGGCGGCGTCTCCCGGTGA
- a CDS encoding LLM class flavin-dependent oxidoreductase, with protein MDTDVGLMLTVPGDELAEMAVRAEDRGYDSLWVGELWGENSVVQLAEIATMTDEVLLGSAILNVYSRSPAVLAMTAASMARVSDGRFTLGLGTSTAKAVEDLHGMAFDRPVRSAHETIEIVRSLTGQTTTPGESVAYEGQVLEAADFPALDAPVSIYHAGLGPANRRVVGRLCDGWIPHNIPFSGLEDAFEEVASAAAERDRDPAEITVAPYVPAAVSDDPADARDVIRKHVAYYVGSGEGYRRAVASAYPEADAIAEAWRDGRKGEATRAVTDEMVADLGVTGTPETARGRLADLVAETPIDHPIVVVPAPASREVGMATVDALAPDGA; from the coding sequence ATGGATACGGACGTCGGACTCATGCTGACGGTTCCCGGCGACGAACTCGCCGAGATGGCAGTCCGGGCAGAAGATCGCGGCTACGACAGTCTCTGGGTCGGCGAACTCTGGGGCGAGAACAGCGTCGTCCAGCTGGCCGAGATCGCCACCATGACCGACGAGGTACTGCTCGGCAGCGCTATTCTGAACGTCTACTCGAGATCGCCAGCTGTCCTCGCGATGACTGCCGCCTCGATGGCTCGCGTTTCCGACGGCCGGTTCACCCTCGGCCTCGGTACCAGCACCGCGAAGGCCGTCGAGGATCTCCACGGGATGGCGTTCGACCGTCCAGTCAGAAGCGCCCACGAGACGATCGAGATCGTTCGCTCGCTAACTGGCCAGACCACCACTCCCGGCGAATCGGTCGCCTACGAGGGGCAGGTGCTCGAGGCTGCGGACTTCCCCGCCCTCGACGCACCCGTCTCGATCTACCACGCGGGGCTGGGACCGGCGAACCGCCGCGTCGTCGGCCGACTCTGTGACGGCTGGATTCCCCACAACATCCCCTTCTCTGGACTCGAGGACGCGTTCGAGGAGGTTGCGTCGGCGGCCGCAGAGCGCGACCGCGACCCGGCCGAGATCACGGTCGCGCCGTACGTTCCCGCGGCCGTCAGCGACGACCCAGCGGATGCACGGGACGTGATCCGCAAGCACGTCGCCTACTACGTCGGCAGCGGGGAGGGGTATCGCCGGGCGGTCGCCTCGGCCTATCCCGAGGCGGACGCAATTGCGGAGGCCTGGCGTGACGGCCGCAAGGGCGAGGCAACCCGCGCCGTCACCGACGAGATGGTCGCCGACCTCGGCGTCACCGGGACGCCCGAGACGGCTCGAGGCCGACTCGCCGATCTCGTCGCCGAGACGCCGATCGACCATCCGATCGTCGTCGTTCCCGCGCCGGCCTCCCGCGAGGTCGGCATGGCGACGGTCGACGCGCTCGCTCCAGACGGCGCGTGA
- a CDS encoding CBS domain-containing protein yields MPVENLARSDVVTAPEDESVQDLASRMDDSHVGSVVITDGDEPTGIVTDRDLATRVLGDEMDPSETTAGDVMSEDPATIDQSDGFYKATELMSEHGIRRLPVCDDDGQLVGIITSDDLNELLADEHMQLSDVIQAQRPEY; encoded by the coding sequence ATGCCAGTCGAAAACCTCGCCCGGAGTGACGTCGTAACGGCACCCGAAGACGAATCGGTTCAGGACCTCGCCTCGCGGATGGACGACTCGCACGTCGGGAGCGTCGTGATCACGGACGGTGACGAGCCGACCGGAATCGTCACCGACCGCGACCTCGCGACGCGCGTGCTCGGTGACGAGATGGACCCCTCGGAGACGACCGCCGGTGACGTCATGTCCGAGGACCCGGCGACGATCGATCAGAGCGACGGCTTCTACAAGGCGACAGAACTGATGAGCGAGCACGGCATCCGTCGCCTGCCCGTCTGCGACGACGACGGCCAGCTGGTCGGGATCATCACGTCTGACGACTTAAACGAACTGCTCGCCGACGAACACATGCAACTGTCCGACGTGATCCAGGCCCAGCGACCCGAGTACTGA
- a CDS encoding DUF7509 family protein, which yields MRNRIIEELGDLPRSRFLVYLMGPYQAFDVEQVLDTADPTTVPESIDFGTLVESNQSLDRDQAALNLLLEARDHLRTSAGVNAYLAIDVDVSLDEMDAASQSIAFARASNVVAYVVPTIGDNLGVGIEVGSVLESLFDDESPNHCRERVLFVHESGVRSAMIAAVRDRWEARIYAYENRDDLFRQLRLFVRDVIRKEQTDQLPRLE from the coding sequence ATGCGAAACCGAATTATCGAGGAACTCGGAGACCTCCCGCGATCCCGGTTCCTCGTGTACCTGATGGGGCCGTACCAGGCCTTCGACGTCGAGCAGGTGCTCGATACCGCCGACCCAACCACAGTCCCCGAATCGATAGACTTCGGCACGCTCGTCGAATCTAACCAATCACTCGATCGGGACCAGGCTGCACTGAATCTCTTGCTAGAGGCTCGAGATCATCTTCGAACGTCCGCCGGAGTCAATGCGTATCTGGCGATAGATGTCGACGTTTCCCTCGACGAAATGGACGCAGCGTCCCAGAGTATTGCGTTCGCTCGGGCGAGTAACGTCGTTGCATACGTCGTCCCCACGATCGGCGATAACCTGGGTGTTGGAATCGAAGTGGGGTCGGTCCTCGAGTCCCTCTTCGATGATGAATCACCGAATCACTGCCGTGAACGAGTACTGTTCGTTCACGAGTCTGGTGTTCGGAGTGCGATGATCGCCGCAGTTCGCGATCGCTGGGAAGCCCGTATCTACGCATACGAAAACCGAGACGATCTCTTTCGACAACTCCGCCTCTTCGTTCGTGACGTTATCCGAAAAGAACAGACCGACCAGTTACCACGACTCGAGTGA
- a CDS encoding ABC transporter permease: MNLRESLRISWRSITSHKLRSTLTTIGVIIGIAAVITFVVLGAGFSASIVGDIEAEQEPVMVVQTQAEPEGGFGVVPVETPIYTETDIEALEGQADVSFVAPEGSLDVVQTATDDEQVTGVVSTQATTPESFEHSTFVDGEAFDGEDEAVINEPTSQLFDDLSAGDELTLTFEDGETATLTVTGVVESEFGEQTPPQVYVPADPYYTTTIETPDGDEERAYPMLVVGAENFEAVDSAQEATIQYLEDESHAAELKSDDDEIQVQTVEDAIEQFTDIVDQLTLFIGAVAAIALVVGSIGIANIMIVSVTERTREIGIMKAVGARRRDVMQLFLVESVILGVIGAVGGVALGIGVGFLGVEYLDWPMVYPLEWIALAIGVGVGVGIVSGLYPAWRAARVDPIEALRRE; encoded by the coding sequence GTGAATCTCCGTGAGAGTCTCCGGATTAGCTGGCGGTCGATCACCTCCCACAAGCTTCGCTCGACGCTGACGACGATCGGCGTAATCATCGGTATCGCTGCCGTGATCACGTTCGTGGTGCTCGGCGCGGGCTTTTCGGCGAGCATCGTCGGCGACATCGAGGCCGAGCAAGAGCCCGTGATGGTCGTCCAGACGCAGGCCGAACCGGAGGGTGGCTTCGGTGTCGTTCCCGTCGAGACGCCCATCTACACCGAGACGGATATCGAGGCCCTCGAGGGACAGGCGGACGTCTCGTTCGTCGCGCCGGAGGGATCGCTCGACGTGGTGCAGACGGCGACGGACGACGAACAGGTGACCGGCGTGGTGTCGACGCAGGCGACGACTCCGGAGAGCTTCGAGCACTCGACGTTCGTCGACGGAGAGGCCTTCGATGGCGAGGACGAGGCCGTCATCAACGAACCGACCAGCCAGCTGTTCGACGACCTCTCGGCGGGCGACGAGCTGACGCTAACCTTCGAGGACGGCGAGACGGCGACACTCACCGTCACCGGCGTCGTCGAGTCCGAGTTCGGCGAACAGACGCCGCCGCAGGTCTACGTCCCCGCCGATCCGTACTACACGACGACGATCGAGACGCCCGACGGCGACGAGGAGCGGGCCTATCCGATGCTCGTCGTCGGTGCCGAGAACTTCGAGGCGGTCGACTCCGCACAGGAGGCGACGATCCAGTACCTCGAAGATGAATCCCACGCCGCGGAACTCAAGAGCGACGACGACGAGATCCAGGTCCAGACCGTCGAGGACGCCATCGAGCAGTTCACCGACATCGTCGACCAGTTGACGCTGTTTATCGGCGCGGTCGCCGCCATCGCGCTCGTCGTCGGTTCGATCGGCATCGCCAACATCATGATCGTCAGCGTCACCGAACGGACCCGCGAAATCGGCATCATGAAAGCCGTCGGCGCGCGCCGCCGGGACGTCATGCAACTGTTCCTCGTCGAGTCGGTGATTCTCGGCGTGATCGGGGCCGTCGGCGGCGTCGCCCTCGGGATCGGCGTGGGCTTCCTCGGCGTCGAGTACCTCGACTGGCCGATGGTCTACCCGCTCGAGTGGATCGCACTCGCCATCGGCGTCGGCGTCGGCGTCGGCATCGTCTCCGGGCTCTACCCCGCCTGGCGCGCCGCTCGAGTGGATCCGATCGAGGCGTTACGTCGGGAGTGA
- a CDS encoding PAS domain S-box protein: MGDSSLTRRLLGGYRRLLWRSMDLMGVRSSIERKFAVAMAIQYLAAIAVLVLAVTFVGPGRMASLLTPVQQLLIVFVIGVATVAFFNTIWVVRRDIIDPVTDIEQVARSLSQGELDRTPSRPFQPDETGDLKRSMVELQEHLETTIDQAEAVGREQFDDPILEERVPGAFGDALLQMQARLERRIREMRRFREAVEHAGHGVLITDVQATIVYVNPAFEDVTGYDREEVIGKTPRILNSGEQDAAFYEDLWSTILSGDVWEGEIINQRKDGSTYHVSQTISPLTEDGQITHFVSVNNDITELKERERDLERQNERLEEFGRTVAHDLRNPVQTIRGFLDVAEEADDPGDAFEEIRTSLDRMSVLIEELLELAREGQTVVHPEPDSLERTARAAWGQVKTGEMCLEVDEDAEVMMDRARVQQLLENLVRNAREHAGTDATVRIGTVAAESPDESDEQPDDPDSPTGFYVEDDGPGIPEKLRDSVFDTGYTTNEDGTGFGLAIVDQIADAHNWRVAVAEGSDGGARFEFRDVEFA; the protein is encoded by the coding sequence ATGGGGGATTCGTCGCTCACTCGCCGATTGCTAGGGGGCTATCGGCGACTCCTGTGGCGGTCGATGGACCTGATGGGGGTCCGCTCGAGTATCGAACGGAAGTTCGCCGTCGCGATGGCGATCCAGTATCTCGCAGCGATCGCGGTTCTGGTTCTCGCGGTTACGTTCGTCGGCCCCGGCCGGATGGCCAGCCTGCTCACGCCGGTTCAGCAACTGCTCATCGTCTTCGTCATCGGCGTTGCGACTGTGGCATTCTTCAACACGATCTGGGTCGTCAGACGAGACATCATCGATCCCGTTACCGACATCGAGCAGGTGGCTCGTTCGCTCTCACAGGGAGAACTCGACCGCACGCCCTCCCGGCCGTTCCAGCCCGACGAGACCGGCGACCTCAAACGATCGATGGTCGAGCTACAGGAGCACCTCGAGACGACGATCGATCAGGCCGAGGCGGTCGGCCGCGAACAGTTCGACGACCCGATTCTCGAAGAGCGAGTGCCGGGGGCGTTCGGCGACGCCCTGCTCCAGATGCAGGCACGCCTCGAGCGTCGCATCCGCGAGATGCGTCGATTTCGAGAGGCGGTCGAACACGCCGGTCACGGCGTCCTCATCACCGACGTCCAGGCGACGATCGTCTACGTCAACCCGGCGTTCGAGGACGTCACCGGCTACGATCGCGAGGAGGTAATCGGGAAGACCCCCCGTATCCTGAACTCCGGCGAGCAGGACGCCGCGTTCTACGAGGACCTCTGGTCGACCATCCTCTCCGGTGACGTCTGGGAGGGCGAGATAATCAACCAGCGCAAGGACGGCTCGACCTACCACGTCAGCCAGACGATCTCGCCGCTGACCGAAGACGGGCAGATCACCCACTTCGTCTCGGTCAACAACGACATCACCGAACTCAAAGAGCGCGAGCGGGACCTCGAGCGTCAGAACGAGCGCCTCGAGGAGTTCGGCCGGACGGTCGCCCACGACCTGCGCAACCCCGTCCAGACGATCAGGGGCTTCCTCGACGTCGCCGAGGAGGCAGACGACCCGGGTGATGCTTTCGAGGAGATCCGGACCTCGCTCGATCGAATGTCCGTCCTCATCGAGGAGTTGCTCGAACTCGCACGCGAAGGCCAGACCGTGGTCCATCCGGAACCGGACTCGCTCGAGCGAACGGCCCGGGCAGCGTGGGGGCAGGTCAAGACGGGCGAGATGTGCCTCGAGGTCGACGAGGATGCCGAGGTCATGATGGACAGGGCCCGCGTCCAGCAACTGCTCGAGAACCTGGTCCGGAACGCGAGAGAACACGCTGGAACGGACGCGACCGTTCGAATCGGCACGGTGGCGGCGGAGTCGCCGGACGAATCCGACGAACAGCCCGACGATCCCGACTCGCCGACCGGCTTCTACGTCGAAGACGATGGCCCGGGCATCCCGGAGAAACTTCGTGACAGCGTCTTCGACACTGGATACACGACGAACGAGGACGGCACGGGCTTCGGACTCGCGATCGTCGACCAGATCGCCGACGCGCACAACTGGCGGGTCGCGGTCGCAGAGGGCAGCGACGGCGGCGCCCGCTTCGAGTTTCGTGACGTCGAATTCGCCTGA